One Fontisphaera persica DNA window includes the following coding sequences:
- a CDS encoding heavy metal translocating P-type ATPase, with protein sequence MRKDSEPATPAASQGSHCLLKVVGEAMQKDPTIEAVKVNRADHTLSVAGLGHAPSETAARHLTAEVQRLQTHQGEPCCLLRDAASDCLQCPETPPVLPPHLKVEHQPGSTVIARVTCPTAPRFWRWRQWPLPRLVPREVELAEEIEESEWRWQMAAAVLCGLLALGAHFTLSFRLAGDFSEAASVLLYLLAYVAGSWFNAHEVWERLQKGVLDVHFLMLAVAVGSAAIGHWGEGATLLFLFSFSGALEHYALGRTQREIRSLFRTAPKTATVLDEQGHEHTVPVEQLHPGQRLLIKPGEQFPVDAEVLKGSTAADESNLTGEATPVPKTLGDTVLAGTLNLWGGVEVAVLRPASQSALQKIIALIQQAQHLKAPSQRFTDRFGTRYTYGVLGLCVLMFFVWWLGFGLPPFQSQGESGSAFYRAMILLVVASPCALVLSIPSAVLAAIAWAARRGILFRGGAAVENLAGIQVVALDKTGTLTTGELRVDRIESFPPGRETEVAQLAFSLERLSHHPLARAITAHGKRLQLQPLELQDFTSHTGLGLQARCNGEEVRLGRREWLADGPAAQIIAQVPPTDTSHSEVWVCRNGLVGRILLRDDVRPAAREVIRQIRAEGLQTLVLTGDRQAAARQLQEELGLDDVRAELKPEQKVAAIVELTRQGKRVAMVGDGVNDAPSLAAADVGVAMGARGSDAALEQAEVVLMHDRLENFHTAYQLSRRARTVIRQNLFISLGTVVVLAFCAILGTIPLTVGVVGHEGSTVIVVLNSLRLLLHRHPDSHAPASA encoded by the coding sequence ATGCGCAAAGATTCTGAGCCGGCAACTCCTGCGGCCAGCCAGGGTTCCCATTGCCTGCTGAAAGTGGTGGGCGAGGCCATGCAAAAAGACCCCACCATCGAGGCTGTCAAGGTGAACCGCGCCGACCATACCCTGTCCGTGGCCGGCCTGGGCCACGCCCCCAGTGAAACCGCCGCCCGCCATCTGACAGCAGAGGTCCAGCGCCTGCAAACCCACCAGGGCGAGCCGTGTTGTTTGCTGCGCGATGCCGCCTCCGATTGCCTCCAATGTCCGGAAACTCCCCCCGTCCTCCCGCCGCACCTCAAGGTGGAGCACCAACCCGGGAGCACGGTCATTGCCCGCGTCACCTGCCCCACCGCGCCCCGATTCTGGCGCTGGCGCCAATGGCCCCTGCCGCGGCTGGTCCCCCGCGAAGTCGAGCTGGCGGAGGAAATTGAAGAATCCGAATGGCGCTGGCAAATGGCCGCCGCTGTGCTGTGCGGCCTCCTGGCCCTGGGAGCCCACTTCACCCTGAGCTTCCGGCTGGCCGGGGACTTCAGCGAAGCCGCCAGTGTGCTGCTCTATTTGCTGGCCTACGTGGCAGGCTCCTGGTTCAACGCCCATGAAGTCTGGGAACGCCTGCAAAAAGGGGTGCTGGATGTTCATTTCCTGATGCTGGCGGTGGCGGTGGGCAGCGCCGCCATCGGCCATTGGGGAGAGGGCGCCACGCTGTTGTTTCTCTTTTCGTTTTCCGGCGCGCTCGAGCATTACGCCCTCGGCCGCACCCAGCGCGAGATTCGCAGTCTTTTTCGCACCGCCCCCAAAACTGCCACGGTGCTGGACGAACAGGGACACGAACACACCGTGCCCGTCGAGCAGTTGCATCCCGGCCAGCGCCTCCTCATCAAACCCGGCGAGCAATTTCCCGTGGATGCCGAAGTGCTCAAAGGCAGCACCGCCGCCGATGAATCCAATCTTACCGGCGAAGCCACCCCCGTCCCCAAAACCTTGGGCGACACCGTCCTGGCGGGCACGTTGAACCTGTGGGGCGGCGTGGAGGTTGCCGTGCTGCGCCCGGCCAGCCAGAGCGCCTTGCAAAAAATCATCGCGCTGATTCAGCAGGCGCAACATCTCAAGGCGCCTTCCCAACGCTTCACCGACCGTTTCGGCACCCGCTACACTTATGGTGTGCTGGGGCTTTGCGTGCTGATGTTTTTCGTCTGGTGGCTGGGTTTCGGCCTGCCGCCCTTTCAATCCCAAGGTGAGTCGGGCAGCGCCTTCTATCGCGCCATGATTTTGCTGGTCGTGGCCTCGCCCTGCGCACTGGTGTTGTCCATTCCCTCGGCCGTGCTCGCCGCCATCGCCTGGGCGGCGCGGCGCGGCATCCTCTTCCGCGGCGGCGCCGCCGTGGAAAACCTGGCCGGCATCCAGGTCGTCGCGCTCGATAAAACCGGCACCCTCACCACGGGCGAGCTCCGCGTGGACCGCATCGAGAGCTTCCCGCCCGGCCGCGAAACCGAAGTGGCCCAACTGGCCTTCTCCCTGGAGCGCCTTTCCCATCACCCTCTGGCCCGCGCCATCACCGCGCATGGCAAGCGCCTGCAGCTTCAACCCCTGGAATTGCAGGACTTCACCTCCCACACCGGTTTGGGTTTGCAGGCGCGCTGCAATGGCGAAGAAGTACGCCTGGGCCGCCGCGAGTGGCTGGCCGACGGCCCGGCAGCTCAAATTATTGCCCAAGTGCCTCCTACCGATACCAGCCATTCCGAAGTTTGGGTCTGCCGCAACGGCCTGGTGGGACGCATCCTCCTCCGCGATGACGTGCGCCCCGCCGCCCGCGAGGTCATTCGCCAAATCCGCGCCGAAGGTTTGCAAACCCTGGTCTTGACGGGCGACCGTCAGGCCGCAGCCCGCCAGCTTCAGGAAGAGCTGGGACTGGACGATGTCCGCGCCGAATTGAAACCGGAGCAAAAAGTGGCCGCCATCGTGGAATTGACCCGCCAGGGAAAACGCGTGGCCATGGTCGGCGATGGTGTGAACGATGCCCCCAGTCTGGCGGCGGCTGATGTGGGCGTGGCCATGGGCGCTCGCGGCTCAGATGCCGCCCTCGAGCAGGCTGAAGTGGTGTTAATGCATGACCGCCTGGAAAACTTCCACACCGCCTACCAGCTCAGCCGCCGTGCCCGTACGGTAATCCGGCAAAACCTCTTCATCTCCCTGGGCACAGTCGTCGTGCTCGCCTTCTGCGCCATCTTGGGCACCATTCCCCTCACCGTGGGTGTCGTCGGCCACGAAGGCAGCACCGTCATTGTCGTCCTGAACAGCCTCCGCCTGCTGCTCCACCGCCATCCCGATTCTCATGCGCCTGCCTCCGCTTAA
- a CDS encoding D-sedoheptulose-7-phosphate isomerase: MKDWIINYLRAQQAALAAIPPEAVAELIELLRTAWRENRQIFAFGNGGSAANCSHFATDLGKGASDKLSRRFRVLSLTDNVSWLTALGNDYAYEDVFVRQLQNYAQPGDVVIGVSVSGSSPNCVKALAWAREQGCRTVALVGAKRGPMASLAEHVIVIPDTHYGRVEDAQMGILHLLCYAFMENPALASPPAPPQ, encoded by the coding sequence ATGAAAGATTGGATTATCAACTACTTGCGCGCTCAACAGGCGGCCCTGGCAGCCATCCCACCAGAGGCCGTGGCCGAATTAATTGAGCTTTTACGAACCGCCTGGCGGGAAAACCGGCAAATTTTCGCCTTCGGCAACGGCGGCAGCGCGGCAAATTGTTCTCACTTCGCCACCGACCTCGGCAAAGGTGCCTCCGACAAGCTCAGCCGCCGTTTCCGCGTCCTCTCGCTCACTGACAATGTAAGCTGGCTGACCGCCCTGGGTAACGATTATGCCTACGAGGACGTTTTTGTGCGCCAACTGCAAAACTACGCGCAGCCCGGCGATGTGGTGATTGGCGTAAGTGTGAGCGGCAGCTCGCCCAATTGCGTCAAAGCCCTGGCCTGGGCGCGCGAACAAGGTTGCCGCACCGTGGCGCTGGTCGGCGCCAAACGCGGCCCCATGGCCAGCCTCGCCGAGCACGTCATTGTCATCCCCGACACCCATTACGGGCGCGTCGAAGACGCCCAGATGGGCATCCTGCACCTGCTGTGCTACGCCTTCATGGAAAATCCCGCCCTCGCTTCCCCGCCGGCGCCGCCCCAATGA
- a CDS encoding methyltransferase family protein, translating into MAETKVMAFSWPWMVRRFRIATTRLAAAALLGVAAVTGHAWPEDGWVDFTLEIGGMLLVLVALIGRSWCTLYIAGRKDRVLVTDGPYALSRNPLYFFSALGAVGVAAATETLTFVGGVGLLFALYYPFVIQEEEKKLLALHGERFEQYRREVPAFFPRWKAVLEFREGQELSVNPLLFRKHLFSVVWFVLAFLVVHSFERLREMKVLPVYWHLY; encoded by the coding sequence ATGGCGGAGACCAAAGTAATGGCGTTCTCCTGGCCGTGGATGGTGCGCCGTTTTCGCATTGCCACCACGCGGCTGGCGGCGGCGGCGCTGCTGGGGGTGGCGGCGGTGACGGGGCATGCCTGGCCGGAGGATGGCTGGGTGGATTTCACGCTGGAAATTGGGGGCATGCTGCTGGTGCTGGTGGCGTTGATTGGCCGCTCCTGGTGCACGCTTTATATTGCCGGCCGCAAGGACCGGGTGCTCGTCACGGATGGTCCTTATGCGTTAAGCCGCAATCCGCTTTATTTTTTCAGCGCGCTGGGAGCGGTGGGCGTCGCGGCGGCGACGGAGACGCTGACCTTTGTGGGGGGCGTGGGGTTGCTTTTCGCGCTGTATTATCCCTTCGTCATCCAGGAGGAGGAGAAGAAGCTGCTGGCGCTGCATGGCGAGCGTTTTGAACAATACCGCCGGGAGGTGCCGGCCTTTTTTCCGCGCTGGAAAGCGGTGCTTGAGTTTCGGGAGGGCCAGGAGTTGTCGGTCAATCCGCTCCTTTTTCGCAAACACCTGTTCAGCGTGGTGTGGTTCGTGCTGGCGTTTCTGGTGGTTCATTCGTTTGAGCGGCTGCGGGAGATGAAAGTGCTGCCGGTGTACTGGCACTTGTATTGA
- the gnd gene encoding decarboxylating NADP(+)-dependent phosphogluconate dehydrogenase, translating to MEPKADIAVIGLAVMGQNLILNMNDHGFTVVAYNRTVSKVDEFLANEAKGTRVLGAHSIPEMVSLLKRPRRVMLMVKAGKAVDEFIEQLLPHLEPGDIIIDGGNSLYQDTMRRTAYVESKGLLYIGTGVSGGEEGARRGPSIMPGGSPAAWPHVKPIFQAIAAKVADGSPCCDWVGENGAGHFVKMTHNGIEYGDMQLICEAYHLMKDGLGMTPDEMHQVFAEWNKGELDSYLIEITRDILAFKDDDGAPLVDKILDTAGQKGTGKWTVIASQEMGIPITLIAEAVYSRCISAMKDERVIASQHFSGPKPRIAGDRQTFINDIRKALYASKIISYTQGYMLLRAAAQEYKWNLNYGGIALMWRGGCIIRSVFLGKIKEAFDKNPQLTSLLLDPFFKKEIKRCASSWRKVVATAVRKGIPVPAFSTALAFFDAFRSERLPANLLQAQRDYFGAHTYERVDKPRGQFFHTNWTGRGGTTSASTYTV from the coding sequence ATGGAACCCAAAGCTGACATCGCAGTCATTGGTCTGGCCGTGATGGGCCAGAACCTGATTTTGAACATGAATGACCACGGCTTCACCGTCGTGGCCTACAACCGCACCGTGTCCAAAGTGGACGAATTCCTGGCCAACGAAGCCAAAGGCACCCGCGTCCTGGGCGCCCACAGCATCCCGGAAATGGTGTCCCTCCTCAAGCGCCCCCGCCGCGTCATGCTCATGGTCAAGGCCGGCAAGGCGGTGGATGAATTCATCGAGCAGCTCCTCCCCCACCTCGAGCCGGGCGACATCATCATTGACGGCGGCAATTCCCTCTACCAGGACACCATGCGCCGCACCGCTTACGTCGAGTCCAAGGGCCTCCTCTACATCGGCACCGGCGTCTCCGGCGGCGAAGAAGGCGCCCGCCGCGGCCCCAGCATCATGCCCGGCGGCTCCCCGGCGGCCTGGCCCCACGTCAAACCCATCTTCCAGGCCATCGCCGCCAAGGTGGCCGACGGCTCCCCCTGCTGCGACTGGGTGGGCGAAAACGGCGCCGGTCACTTCGTCAAAATGACCCACAACGGCATTGAGTACGGCGACATGCAGCTCATTTGCGAGGCCTACCACCTCATGAAAGACGGCCTCGGCATGACCCCCGATGAAATGCACCAGGTCTTCGCCGAATGGAACAAGGGCGAGCTCGACTCCTATCTGATTGAAATCACCCGCGACATCCTCGCCTTCAAGGACGACGACGGCGCGCCGCTGGTGGACAAAATCCTCGACACTGCCGGCCAGAAGGGCACCGGCAAATGGACGGTCATCGCCTCCCAGGAAATGGGCATCCCCATCACCTTGATTGCCGAGGCCGTGTACTCCCGTTGCATCTCCGCCATGAAAGACGAGCGGGTCATTGCCTCCCAACATTTCTCCGGCCCCAAGCCGCGCATCGCCGGCGACCGCCAGACCTTCATCAACGACATCCGCAAGGCCCTCTACGCCTCCAAAATCATCAGCTACACCCAGGGCTACATGCTGCTCCGCGCCGCCGCCCAGGAATACAAGTGGAATCTCAACTACGGCGGCATTGCCCTCATGTGGCGCGGCGGCTGCATCATCCGCAGCGTCTTCCTCGGCAAAATCAAGGAAGCCTTCGACAAGAACCCGCAGCTCACCAGCCTGCTGCTCGATCCCTTCTTCAAGAAGGAAATCAAACGCTGCGCCTCAAGCTGGCGCAAGGTCGTGGCCACCGCCGTCCGCAAAGGCATCCCCGTCCCCGCCTTCAGCACCGCCCTGGCGTTCTTCGACGCCTTCCGCAGCGAGCGCCTCCCTGCCAACCTCTTGCAGGCTCAGCGCGATTACTTCGGCGCCCACACCTACGAGCGCGTGGACAAACCGCGCGGCCAGTTCTTCCACACCAATTGGACCGGCCGCGGCGGC